Proteins from a genomic interval of Hornefia porci:
- the larB gene encoding nickel pincer cofactor biosynthesis protein LarB: MTESETRALLQAVAEGSSTVEDAVMKLKMAPYDDIDIARLDTHRGLRQGIGEVIYGAGKTPEQIDRIAHALWKDGQRTILITRMTQEAADALTKDIPFTYYSDAHAGVVGSMIEPDCEGTVLVITGGTSDIPVAEEAAITAETLGNKVERVFDVGVAGIHRLLSNTDSIMAANVIIAIAGMEGALASVVGGLADCPVIAVPTSVGYGTAFGGVTALLSMLNSCASGVSVVNIDNGFGAGYLASMINHKGVAV, encoded by the coding sequence ATGACTGAATCGGAAACAAGAGCGCTGCTGCAGGCAGTCGCGGAAGGCTCCTCCACTGTGGAGGACGCAGTGATGAAACTGAAAATGGCGCCTTATGATGATATTGATATCGCCAGGCTGGACACTCACCGGGGATTGCGGCAGGGCATCGGCGAGGTGATTTACGGCGCGGGCAAAACTCCTGAGCAGATTGACCGCATCGCTCACGCGCTGTGGAAGGATGGACAGCGGACGATTTTAATCACGCGTATGACGCAAGAGGCCGCGGATGCTCTGACAAAGGACATCCCGTTCACCTATTACAGCGACGCGCATGCGGGCGTAGTCGGCTCGATGATCGAGCCGGACTGTGAAGGCACGGTGCTTGTGATTACTGGCGGTACCAGTGATATCCCTGTCGCGGAGGAAGCTGCGATAACGGCAGAAACTCTGGGGAACAAAGTGGAGCGGGTGTTTGATGTGGGCGTTGCCGGGATTCACCGTCTGCTGAGCAACACGGATTCTATTATGGCTGCTAACGTTATCATCGCCATCGCAGGAATGGAGGGCGCGCTGGCCAGCGTTGTGGGCGGACTGGCGGACTGTCCGGTAATTGCTGTCCCCACAAGCGTAGGCTATGGGACTGCCTTCGGCGGTGTGACAGCCCTGCTTTCGATGCTGAATTCCTGTGCCAGCGGCGTCAGCGTCGTGAATATTGACAACGGGTTTGGTGCCGGCTATTTGGCCAGCATGATTAATCACAAAGGAGTTGCTGTATGA